Genomic DNA from Thalassoroseus pseudoceratinae:
GATTATCAAAATCGACAACACGATTTCCATGGGTGCAACAGACGAGTGTGTGTCCGTCACCATGTCGGATTGCCGTAAATGGCCAGGTGTGAACGTTGTGATCGGTGTCGCCAGAGACGGTCGTATCGAGTCGATCAAGAACTTCACCGTCGGATGAATAGTGGTAGACCGCGAAATCTAAGAGGTGCGGAACGAGGTAAGTTCCCTCGGCGGTTTTCCTCGCCATTCGAGTCTGCATATGATGATTTTTCTTCTGGCAGGCCAAAGGAAATTCCACCAGGATTTTTCCGTCAGGGTTAACTTCCAAGAGTCTCGGATTCTTGCCGGCCTCCGTAATCACAAAGTGACCCTCTCGAGTTGGCTCGGCACTGTTAACTTCGCTTTGGGTACCTTTCCAGATTAGCGTCTCCTGACCTTTCGGCGAGATACTAACAACCGCCCCGCCGCGATACTTTTTCGATCGACTCAGCGTCAGAACAATTGTGCCATCGTCAAGAACATAGCCATCGCGAGTCGACGCAGGATAAGTCCAACTTGCTTGGCCATCGGCTTCCATGATGTAGGTGTTTTTGCCACAGGCGAGAAACCGATGAGTGATGTCCTGAGCCTGCACAACCGGAAGCCAGCAAGACGCTGCAACGAGAAGAACCAATCGAATTTTCGAGTTCATGGAAAGTCCTGACACTGATATCAAACGGCGGGGTTGGTCGTTCGAGCCCGAGCCGATTCTCATTGAATTTGTTCGTGGTCCGGCACCCGAAGTGATCGACCTTTGAGGCATCTTATCACGCATTCGATCCTCGGACGGATTGGGCCGAATCCACAATTGTCGCTTTTGCCACACGAATGTCGAGGATAGAATGCGACACGTGATTAACGATTTGCGACACGCTGATCACTCGTCAGTAGAAGACTCCGAGCACAAGATATTCGCTTGAACCGTGATGAGTCGTCAGCGTTCGGAACCACGGGACAAGGTCACCACTACTCCAATGCCGCCACGGGTCAAAAGAACACGGAAGGTTGCTTTGCTGGTTGAGTCATCTCGCACTTACGGTCGGGGGCTCCTGCGTGGCATTGCGCTGTTCGCGCGGACACGAAGCGATTGGTCTCTGATGCACCAGGAGATGACGATCGACGTCCACTTACCGGATTGGATGAAGGAGGCACCAATTGATGGCGTCATTGCGCGGG
This window encodes:
- a CDS encoding beta-propeller domain-containing protein, producing the protein MNSKIRLVLLVAASCWLPVVQAQDITHRFLACGKNTYIMEADGQASWTYPASTRDGYVLDDGTIVLTLSRSKKYRGGAVVSISPKGQETLIWKGTQSEVNSAEPTREGHFVITEAGKNPRLLEVNPDGKILVEFPLACQKKNHHMQTRMARKTAEGTYLVPHLLDFAVYHYSSDGEVLDRLDTTVSGDTDHNVHTWPFTAIRHGDGHTLVCCTHGNRVVDFDNQGEIVWTLTNDDLPGDWLQDPCGAQVLPNGHIVITSYAGGRIDPYAPKLFEVTRAKKVVWKYVDGLSTGIHHFQILTTNGEPVPGAALK